Sequence from the Fulvivirga ligni genome:
GTGAACCTTGTCCCATATGATGGTACAGTTTATCCAAATAACAGCACAGCTGCCAGGGTATTAGGTATTGAGCCCCTGCAGGAAGAAAGGTCCACTAATATCAGCTTTGGTTTTGCCGCCAAACTGTTTGATAAAATAGAGCTTACAGTGGATGCTTATAAGATTGATATAGAGGATAGGATTTTCCAGACTAGCGATTTCTCAACTACCGAAGCGCCCATTCTAGAGCCCGTAATAGGTGCAGGTTTAGGTAGTTTTAGAATAAATGGTGGAAATGTAAGCACAAAAGGACTGGAAATAGTTGCGAACTATCAGACAAACGTCGGTCCCGGTGTTTTAGGATTAACACTATCAGGTACCTTCAGAGAAAATAAGTTTGAAGGAGCCAGTGTGCCCGACTTAAATGTGGTAATTTCTGATGAAGAACTCATAGAAATGTACGTAGACCGCGAATCTGTAGGGCAGTTTGAAACAGGTACGCCAAGCACCAATCTTGTTGGTTCTGCTACTTATGGCATTGGGAAATTTTCATTCCTAATAAGAGGTCACTATTTCGGAGAAGTGATAACCCGAGATGGTCAAATGCGAACACTTTTAAATGGTGAAACGGGTTATGCTGATCAAACATTCTCACCTGAGACTACAGTTGATTTTGGAGCTACATACCAAATATTACCTCAGCTAAGTCTTACCGTAGGCGGTAATAACATCTTTAATAGCTATCCGGATATCTTAAGGTATGAAAAAAGAACCTTTTATATCTATTCTAACTATCAGCAAGGCTCTGCAGGGGCGTATTATTTTGGCAGGTTAAGTTTCAACTTCTAAAATCATCATATCATGAAAATAAATTCACTTACTCTTATTATATTTACTGTAGCTACTACAATTGTTTTCTCTTCATGCGAACATGAAAGGCTTGAGCCTGTCACGACTACCGCAGATGGTGGAGGTACAATTTCTTCTTTCCTTGCCTATAACATTGATAGTGTGGGCGGGCAGAGTACTAACATCTACGGCAGAGTAGTTTTTTATAAAGACAACGCGAATAACACGCTGGTTCAGTTGGCATTGTATAATACTATGTCGGGTTCGGAATACCCGGTAAGCATTGTATCAGGTGCTAAAGGATCTGAAACAGAAGAGATATTATCCCTCTATGATATAAAAGGTGACACTGGTGAGTTTGGTGAATCCAAATTCTACGTTATCGGAGACCCCGATTACTTCAGTAGTATCTCAGCAATGGACGCTCACATTAACGTCTACTTATCTGAAGATAAAAATACTATTGCGGCATCTGGTGATTTCGGTGTAAATAATGACCCGGTAGAGTCTGAATAACTTTTGTTTTTATTTCTTAACTAAAAAGCATACCATGAATTCCATCAACCGTAGAACTTGGCTTCGTAGTAGTATATTAACTGTAGGCGGCGCTGCTGTATTGCCTCACCTGGCCTGGGGAGAAACAGCAAAAGCTCCCATTACTTTAGATAACTTTGGACGAGCCTCTTATAGTCCATTCTTCAAAGAATATATCCCTCGCCAGCTGGAGGAGGTAGCATTAAAAGCAAAGTTAAATGCTAATGAAAACCCTTATGGACCATCACCTAAAGCTATAGAGGCTTTCAGAGATATGGCCACCAAAGGTAATAGGTATGCCTGGAAGGAATTGTTTGATCTTATCGACAAAATTGCAGCTAAGGAAGGTGTTTCCTCCAAGCACATCATCATGGGGCCTGGATCCTCAGATTTGCTTGAAAAAGTAGGCATGGTGTTCTTCTTTGAGAAAGGAGGAAACGTAGTTTCGGCAGATCCTTCCTATATGTCATTGATGAAAGTGGCTGAAGCAACAGGTGCCGAATGGAAGCCTGTGCCTCTGAAGGATGACTGGTCGCATGATCTGGAAGCGATGGAAAAAGCTATAGATAGCAATACTAAATTGGTGTATATCTGTAATCCTAATAATCCCACCGGGACCTTAACTGATGCTCAGGAGTTATATGATTTTTGTTCTCGAGTTTCTGAAAAAGTGCCTGTATTTGTAGATGAAGCTTATCTCGAGTTTATGCCGGAGAAGGATCAGAAAAGTATGGTTTCTCTGGTGAGTAAAGGTAAGGACGTCATTGTAGCTAGAACCTTTTCTAAAATTCATGGTATGGCCGGAATTAGAGTAGGTTATGTTGTAGGGCAGCCTGAAACTTTGAATAGAATCAATAAAATCACCCGTGGAGGTATGGGGATAACTCTACCTTCAGTATATGCAGCCAAAGCAAGTATGGATGATGTTGAGTTTCAGACCAAAACAAGGAAACTTAATAACGAGGCAAAGGAATATGTTTATGCCAGCCTGAAAAAGCAGGGGTTTGAATACGTGCCATCATACACTAATTTCATGATATTTCCTTTGGCTATGGATGGTCAGGCCTATTTAGATAAAATGTACGCCCAAGGAGTAGGAGTAAGATCATTTGAGATTTTAGGTAAATCCTGGTGTCGTGTAAGTATGGGCACTATGGATGAAATGAAGCTCTTCACAGAAGCTCTGCAGCAAGTAGCCGGATAATTCTTCTTATAGCACCGGCCTATTGAGTCGGTGCTTCTTTTTCTTACTTTTTACTTTATTTTGAATGGGATTAGCTTTACAGAAAACTATCACTCTTGTCCTTTTTATTGGAATCGGCTTTGCCTTAAAAGCTAAGTTTGGTAACAAGGATCAGGTAAATGGAATTAAAAATATCATACTTACTATTGCCTTGCCTGCTACCATATTTGTGGCTCTAATGGGGGTGAAAATCGAACTGTCATTGCTATTCCTTCCAGTTTTGGCATTAGCTTTTAATTTTATCATGTTTCTGCTAACACCATTGATTCTCAAGGCTTTTCAGATATCAAAAGATTCCTCATTTGGGAGAACACTCATAATGTTATTGCCTTCTTTGGCTCCCGGTTTATCATGTTTTCC
This genomic interval carries:
- a CDS encoding pyridoxal phosphate-dependent aminotransferase — protein: MNSINRRTWLRSSILTVGGAAVLPHLAWGETAKAPITLDNFGRASYSPFFKEYIPRQLEEVALKAKLNANENPYGPSPKAIEAFRDMATKGNRYAWKELFDLIDKIAAKEGVSSKHIIMGPGSSDLLEKVGMVFFFEKGGNVVSADPSYMSLMKVAEATGAEWKPVPLKDDWSHDLEAMEKAIDSNTKLVYICNPNNPTGTLTDAQELYDFCSRVSEKVPVFVDEAYLEFMPEKDQKSMVSLVSKGKDVIVARTFSKIHGMAGIRVGYVVGQPETLNRINKITRGGMGITLPSVYAAKASMDDVEFQTKTRKLNNEAKEYVYASLKKQGFEYVPSYTNFMIFPLAMDGQAYLDKMYAQGVGVRSFEILGKSWCRVSMGTMDEMKLFTEALQQVAG